The genomic segment AAGCGCGGGCGCCGTGTCGTCGCGGCCATCGAAACCGGCTATAAGGAAGCGAGCCGCGCGATCTTCGACGCGAACATCACCAACGTGATCGCCGCCGTGCTGCTCTTCGCCTTCGGCTCCGGCCCGGTGCGCGGTTTCGCTGTGGTGCTGATGATCGGCATCGTGACATCCGTGTTCACGGCCGTGACCATGACCCGCCTGTGGGTCGCCGGCTGGCTGCGCAAGGCGCGGCCGCAGGAACTCAACATCTAAGCAAGGGGCGGACAAAGATGCGACTGCTCAAACTCGTCCCTGACGATACGAATATTCACTTCCTCAAGTGGCGCGTGCCGTTCTACTCGTTCAGCACCCTGCTGATCGTGGCAAGTATCGCGCTCGTGCTGATCCGGGGCCTCAATCTCGGCGTCGATTTTGTCGGCGGCCAGCAGATTCTCGTCACCTTCACGCAGAGCAAGGAGGCGCCGGTCGCCGAACTGCGCGAGCAGGTGGCAGGCCTCGGTTATGGCGAGCCGGTGATCCAGATCGCGGGCGCACAGAACGAAGTTTCGATCCGCTTCCCATTGCCCGAAGAAGTGGCCAAGAATCCGGCCGCGTCCGATGCGATGACCACCAAGATCGTGAAATCGATCGAGGCCGAGTTCAAGGATGCTCGGATCGACGACCTTACCTCGGTTTCGGGCAAGGTTTCTGGCGAGCTGTTCAGCACGGCCATGTATGCGCTCGGCTTCGCCATGCTGGCGATTTCGATCTATATCTGGGTGCGTTTCGAATGGCAGTTCGGCGTGGGCGCGCTGTTCGCGCTGGTCCATGACGTGTCGCTCACGTTGGGGATGTTCGCGCTCTTCCAGATCGAGTTCGACCTGAAGATCGTGGCCGCGATCCTGACCATCATCGGCTATTCGCTGAACGATACGATTGTGGTCTATGACCGTATCCGCGAGAACATGAAGAAATACCGCAAGATGCAGCTGCCGGAGATTCTCGATCTCTCGGTCAACGAAACGCTGGCGCGCACGGTGATGACCTCGCTCACCATCCTGATCGTGCTGGTAGCGCTGCTGCTGATGGGCCCGGCGAGCCTGTTCGGCTTCACCGCCGCGATCACGCTGGGCATCTTCGTGGGGACATACAGCTCGGTCTATATGGCCGCGCCGATCCTGATCTGGCTGGGCGTCGATTCGCACAGCTTCGTTCCGGAAGAAAACGTGGGCGACAAGGCCGACGCTCTGGCGCGCGGCGAGGCCTGATCCGTCGACTGACCGCCCGCGCATCGGGGTAATCCCGGCGCGGGCGTGTCAGCGGGCCAGTAAGCCTTCGTAATAATCCGCCAGGGCGGCCGCATTGGCTTCCCAGCTGAAGGCGGCGGCATTGGCGATCACGGCCTGCTGTGCGGGCGGATTGGCCAGAAGGGCGCGAATGCCCTGAGCAACGGCTGCGCCATTGCGCTCCACGATCACTCCGGCCGACGCATCGCGGACAAGTTCGCGCGCGCCGCCTGCATCGCAGATCACCAGCGGCGCACCGCAGGCCAGTGCTTCCACCCATGCATTGGCGAGGCCTTCGCTGGCGGACGGAAGCACCATCGCATCGGCGGCCGACAGGATGACCGGCAGACGGTCATGGTCGACACTGCCGAGGAAATGCACCCGGGCTGCCAGGCCCAGCTTCGCGGCGAGCTGCCGCAGGCTTTCCTCGTCCGGCCCCTTGCCGACCAGCACCAGCAACGTGTCGTCCAGCGCCTTCAGTGCCTCGATCACATAGGCCTGCCCCTTGCGCGGGATCAGCGCGCCGACACTGGCCAGCAGCCTCTGCCCCGGCGCGATGCGCAGGCCATAGGCGGCTGACAGGGCCTGACGCGCAGCCTCCCGGCCCAGTGGATGAAACCGCGCATGGTCCAGCCCGGTTCTGTGGATGGTGATCTTCGCACGCTCCATCCCCAGCGCTTCCATATCGGTTGCCAGAGCTTCGGAGACCGCCAGAAGCCCGGCCGCCTGTTCGCTGGCTTCCAGCATCGCGAGATGCGCCCGGTCTTTCATGCCCCAATAGTGAATATCCGCGCCGCGTGCCTTGATCGACAGGGGCAGGCCCAGCGATTTGGCAATCCGCGCGGCGGCGGGGCCGTCGGGATAGAAGAATTGGGCATCCACGATGTCGAAGGGGCGCTGCGCATGCAGATCGCGCGCCAGCGGCAGAACGGCGCGGGCGATGGCCGCCGGGTTCAGCCAGGCGCCGATCTTCGGCAGCAAGGCAAAGCGTATCCGGCGAACATCCACGCCGCCTTCCACGCCGCTGGTCAGCACCCGCGTAAGGGTGCGGTAGCGGCCGAATGCGATCGGCGGGATGCCGATGGGATTGATAAGGGTCACGTCCCAGTCGCCGCGCGCGGCCAGCGCTTCCATCTGGCGGGCGACGAAAGTGCCGAAGCGGGGCTTGGCTGAATTGGGATAAAGCGTGGCGATCGAAAGGACTCGCCGCACCGGGCGTGTCACAGCTTGCGGACCAGCATTTCCGCCATTGCCAGCCATTCGGGATTTTCCACCACGATCTGCCGCTGGCCGGAGCCGGGCGGCAGGATGCCTACCATGTTGCCCTGCCGGTCTATCAGGCGCCCGAAGGCGAAGCGGCCGCCCTTGCGGGGCACCAGCACATCGCGATTGATCATGCGCGGGGCTTCTTCCGGCGGAAGCTGGCGCAGCCAGATCTGATCGCCGGGGCGATATTCGCCCGCGCCGCTTTCCACCGAGAGGCAGACCAGGGGGGCGCTGCTTTCCAGCTCTGTCGGCAGGATGGCGTCGCGCGGGGAACCCAGCGGTTCGGCCCCTGCCTCGGTCAGGCGGGCGATGACCTGCGGCTGGGCGGCGGCTTCGCTGCGCACCAGCATTTCCGGTTCCACATCCAGCGCGGCGGCGATGCGGTTCATCCAGGTGAGCGAGAGGTTGCGCATGCCGGTTTCGAGCCGGCCGATGGTCTGCGCTGTGGTTGCCGGCACGCAGGCGGCGGCAACATCGGCCAGGGTCATGCCCTTTTCCTTTCGGATGTCCCGAATGCGATTGATCATGGCCGACAACTCCCCTCAGATAACCAAATCGGTGTTTTTCTCTTTCCTACAAGAACCCAACCTTGGCAAGGCCTTTCACTCCCAGCCAGCCGCAAGAGAGGATGACGCCATGAAACCCCAGCTCGCCGAGCGTGAACTGACCAGCGAAGGCCCTCGTCGCGAGCGCGCAGCCGCTCCGCGCCGTCGCCGTGTGACCGTGAATCAGGCTGAAAGCCCGCTCAGCTGGCTCCATGCGCGTGGCCATCTGACAGACCGGTTGTTTGTTGCAGGTGAATGCCTGCGTGCAGACTATGAACGCGCTGCAATCGGCCCACGCGTAACCATGAGGTGGGAACCCCTGCGCGGGGGCGGTGCTTCGGGCGGCGGCCTTGCCCCGAGCGAGCGGCAGATCGCGGCGCGGCAGCGTTTCGATGGCGCGCTCGCCATGGCGGGCAGCGGCCTGTCCGACATACTGTGGCGAGTCGTGTGTGCATGTGAAAGCCTGCCGGACGCGGAAAAAGCACTCGAATGGCCATCCCGCAGCGGCAAGCTGGTGCTGCGACTGGCGCTGGAAAGGGTGGCGGATTTCTATCGTGTCCCGTGATTGGACAGGCGGACGGGGCAATCGGCGGGATATCCACAGAAGCCTTAGCGTTAACCGGGCATAGAGGATCAAATTTCAGAACCCGGTAACCGCGTAACTTCACGATCCTGCCCGTGTTCCGCAAAAGCTTCACGGCGCTGTTCTTTCTCGTCGCTTATTGCGGCCTGGCACTGATTGCCCTGCCGCCCCAAGGCAGCGCGACAGGGCCCATGCTGTTGTGGCCGGCAGCGGGTTTGCTGATCGCCATTCTGCTCCATGCGCCGCGCCAGCAATGGGCCAGATTCCTCGCACTAGCGGGGGTCGGCAGCGGTGCGGCGGCCTTGCTGGCGGGAGAAGGCCCCTATTTCGCGGCTGCCTGTGTGGCGGCCCATGTGGTGGAAGCATGGGTGGCGGCCCGGCTGCTCACCCGGCGCAAGCGGCAGGGCAGTGAATTGCTGAGCGAATGGCTGGCAGATGCGGCGTCCATCGGGCTGGTGGCGCCTGTCGTCGGCGGGCTGCTGCTGGCAACGGCGATGTATGGCGTCGCCGGATGGCCGTGGCTCGATCACTTCGGGAAATATGTCTTCGCCCATTCGCTGGGGATCATGGCCTTCTTCCCCATGTTCAGCTTGGTGGTGGGCGGCAGCCTTGGCCGCTGGCTGGAGCGCCAGACGCCCGCGCGGCTGCTGGAAATGGGTGCCTTCCTCACGCTGATCGCCGTCACCATGTGCGGCGCCATGTGGCAGCCATGGAGCGGGGCCTATCTGGTGCCGGTGCTGGTGGCGATGATCGCCACTTGCCGTTTCGGCATGACGGCGGCGTCGATGGGGATCTTCGTGCTGGCAGTGGCCGCATGGGGCACGGAAGAGGCCGGAACGCTGGTGCAGCCCATCCTGCCGATGGCCCTTTCGGGCGACACCCAGTTCCTGCAGTTCTATTTCGCGGTGGCAGTGATCTGCCTTCAGCCGCTGGCAGGCCATATCACCCAGAACCGACGACTGTCGAAGGCGCTGCAGGAACAGGGCAGGGCTTCCGCTTCGGTGGAGATGTCGCTGGAGGCGAAGGACTTCGCCATCCATGAGAGCCAGGGCATGTACCGCCTGCTGGCCGAGAATATGAGCGATATCATCATCAAGACGGACCGGGAAGGAGGCATCCTCTATGCCTCGCCCAGCGTCGAGAAGATGACCGAGATGCATCCGGTGGAATTGCTGGGCCGCAATGTGCTGGACCTGATCCACCCTTCCTATATCGCTTCGTTCCAGTCGGAATTGCATGCCGTGATTTCCGACGGCTCGCCGGCTTCGGCGTGGAATGAATTCCTCGGTTTTACCGATGCCGGCGGGGAACGCTGGTTCGATACCAAGATCAGGGGCTGGCGCGATGATGGCCGGCAGGTGGCAGGGGCGATCATCACCCTGCGCAGTATCGAGGAACGCAAGGCGCTGGAACAGCAGCTTTTCGCCGCGATCCTGACCGATCCACTGACCAAGCTGACCAATCGCCGCGCCTTCAATTCGATGCTGCAATATCATCTGGAAGCGCCGATCGACGGGTGTCTGGCGATCTTCGACATTGACGATTTCCGCTCCATCAATCGCGATTACGGCCATGATGTGGGGGACAAGGTGCTGACCACCGTGGCCCGCCTGCTGCGCAGCCTGATGCGCAAGAACGACATCATCTCGCGCATCGGCGGGGAACGCTTCGCCGTTCTGCTGTCCGGCGCCAGCCCGGAACAGGCAGAGGCCCTGTGTCAGCGCGTGGTGCTGACCCTGTCCGACATCAGCGGCCCGGAAGGGCTGGGCGGCCCACGGGCCACGGTGAGTGCGGGGGTTGCGCGGATCAAGGATACGCTGGACGAGACGATGAAGCGGGCAGACGCCGCCGTGGTTCTGGCCAAGGCCAAGGGGCGCAACCGGCTGGAAATGGCCGTGAACGGCACCCAGCGCTGGGCGCCGGGCGAAGTGCCCTGGATCGAGAACTAGTCGCCCAGAGCCTTCCCGACCGCTGCGCGCAATTGCGGCAGTACCTCGGCTTCGAACCACGGATTTTGGCGCATGAAGATCGTGCTGCGCCATGACGGATGCGGCAGGGGGAAGTAGCGCGGGCCGAATTCGGCGAAGCACTGCACCCGCTCCGCCATGGTCAGCCTGCGCGCCTGGGGCAGGTAGCGGGCCTGCGCATGTATTCCGACCAGCAAGGTCAGGCGGACGTCGTCCAGCTCTGCCAGCAGGCGCTCATGCCACAAGGGCGCGCATTCGGGGCGAGGGGGCAGGTCGCCGCTTTTGCCCTTGCCGGGATAGCAGAAGCCCATCGGCATGATCGCAACCCTTGCGGGATCGTGCAATTGGGCGTTGGTCAGCCCGGTCCATTCGCACAATCGCGCGCCGCTGGCATCGTCCCACGGAACGCCGCTGGCGTGGACCTTGGTGCCCGGCGCCTGCCCGACGATCAGCAGGCGCGACGTGGCCGAAAACTGCACGACCGGCCGGGGGCCGAGCGGCAGGTGCGGGGTGCAGAGGGTGCAGTCGGCGATCTCCCGGTGGAGATCGCTCACCCTTCGACCTGTTCGGCCAGTTCCAGCCAGCGCATCTCGGCCGCATCCTTCTCGTCGCGCGCCTTGGCGATTGCGTCGGACAGCTTGGCAAAACGCGCCGGATCGCGCGTGTAGAGGCTGGGATCGTGCATCGCCTCTTCATCGCGGGCAATGGCGGCTTCCAGTTCCTCGATCCGCTTGGGAAGCAACTCGTAATCGCGCTGGTCCTTGTAGGACAGCTTGGTGCGCTTCGGCGGTGGGGGCGGGGGCGGTGCGGAAGCAGCCCCGTCCGCCTTGGGCTTTGCCTTGGCGGGTGCGCTGCGCTGTTTGCGCTTGGCTTCCCAGTCGGCATAGCCGCCCGCCACGATGTCCACCGCGCCGCTGCCATCCAGCCCGAGAGTGACAGTTACGGTGCGGTCCAGAAAGTCGCGATCGTGGCTGACGATCAGCACCGTGCCGTCATAATCGGCGATCACTTCCTGCAGCAGGTCCAGCGTTTCCAGATCGAGATCGTTGGTCGGCTCGTCCAGCACCAGCAGGTTGGATTCGCGCGCGAATTCGCGAGCCAGCAGCAG from the Erythrobacter sp. SG61-1L genome contains:
- a CDS encoding DUF6456 domain-containing protein produces the protein MKPQLAERELTSEGPRRERAAAPRRRRVTVNQAESPLSWLHARGHLTDRLFVAGECLRADYERAAIGPRVTMRWEPLRGGGASGGGLAPSERQIAARQRFDGALAMAGSGLSDILWRVVCACESLPDAEKALEWPSRSGKLVLRLALERVADFYRVP
- a CDS encoding glycosyltransferase — encoded protein: MAGNGGNAGPQAVTRPVRRVLSIATLYPNSAKPRFGTFVARQMEALAARGDWDVTLINPIGIPPIAFGRYRTLTRVLTSGVEGGVDVRRIRFALLPKIGAWLNPAAIARAVLPLARDLHAQRPFDIVDAQFFYPDGPAAARIAKSLGLPLSIKARGADIHYWGMKDRAHLAMLEASEQAAGLLAVSEALATDMEALGMERAKITIHRTGLDHARFHPLGREAARQALSAAYGLRIAPGQRLLASVGALIPRKGQAYVIEALKALDDTLLVLVGKGPDEESLRQLAAKLGLAARVHFLGSVDHDRLPVILSAADAMVLPSASEGLANAWVEALACGAPLVICDAGGARELVRDASAGVIVERNGAAVAQGIRALLANPPAQQAVIANAAAFSWEANAAALADYYEGLLAR
- the secF gene encoding protein translocase subunit SecF, whose amino-acid sequence is MRLLKLVPDDTNIHFLKWRVPFYSFSTLLIVASIALVLIRGLNLGVDFVGGQQILVTFTQSKEAPVAELREQVAGLGYGEPVIQIAGAQNEVSIRFPLPEEVAKNPAASDAMTTKIVKSIEAEFKDARIDDLTSVSGKVSGELFSTAMYALGFAMLAISIYIWVRFEWQFGVGALFALVHDVSLTLGMFALFQIEFDLKIVAAILTIIGYSLNDTIVVYDRIRENMKKYRKMQLPEILDLSVNETLARTVMTSLTILIVLVALLLMGPASLFGFTAAITLGIFVGTYSSVYMAAPILIWLGVDSHSFVPEENVGDKADALARGEA
- a CDS encoding uracil-DNA glycosylase family protein, producing MSDLHREIADCTLCTPHLPLGPRPVVQFSATSRLLIVGQAPGTKVHASGVPWDDASGARLCEWTGLTNAQLHDPARVAIMPMGFCYPGKGKSGDLPPRPECAPLWHERLLAELDDVRLTLLVGIHAQARYLPQARRLTMAERVQCFAEFGPRYFPLPHPSWRSTIFMRQNPWFEAEVLPQLRAAVGKALGD
- a CDS encoding helix-turn-helix transcriptional regulator: MINRIRDIRKEKGMTLADVAAACVPATTAQTIGRLETGMRNLSLTWMNRIAAALDVEPEMLVRSEAAAQPQVIARLTEAGAEPLGSPRDAILPTELESSAPLVCLSVESGAGEYRPGDQIWLRQLPPEEAPRMINRDVLVPRKGGRFAFGRLIDRQGNMVGILPPGSGQRQIVVENPEWLAMAEMLVRKL
- a CDS encoding diguanylate cyclase: MLLWPAAGLLIAILLHAPRQQWARFLALAGVGSGAAALLAGEGPYFAAACVAAHVVEAWVAARLLTRRKRQGSELLSEWLADAASIGLVAPVVGGLLLATAMYGVAGWPWLDHFGKYVFAHSLGIMAFFPMFSLVVGGSLGRWLERQTPARLLEMGAFLTLIAVTMCGAMWQPWSGAYLVPVLVAMIATCRFGMTAASMGIFVLAVAAWGTEEAGTLVQPILPMALSGDTQFLQFYFAVAVICLQPLAGHITQNRRLSKALQEQGRASASVEMSLEAKDFAIHESQGMYRLLAENMSDIIIKTDREGGILYASPSVEKMTEMHPVELLGRNVLDLIHPSYIASFQSELHAVISDGSPASAWNEFLGFTDAGGERWFDTKIRGWRDDGRQVAGAIITLRSIEERKALEQQLFAAILTDPLTKLTNRRAFNSMLQYHLEAPIDGCLAIFDIDDFRSINRDYGHDVGDKVLTTVARLLRSLMRKNDIISRIGGERFAVLLSGASPEQAEALCQRVVLTLSDISGPEGLGGPRATVSAGVARIKDTLDETMKRADAAVVLAKAKGRNRLEMAVNGTQRWAPGEVPWIEN